Proteins encoded in a region of the Eschrichtius robustus isolate mEscRob2 chromosome 16, mEscRob2.pri, whole genome shotgun sequence genome:
- the LOC137750501 gene encoding beta-defensin 119 produces MKFLFLFLAILLTMEPVVSGKRHILRCMGNLGICRASCKKSEQPYLYCRNYQSCCLHSYVRIDISGKEGKNDWSQENRWPKIS; encoded by the exons ATGaagtttcttttcctgtttcttgccaTCCTTCTGACCATGGAACCAGTGGTATCAG gcaaACGTCACATCCTTCGATGCATGGGTAACTTGGGAATCTGTAGAGCCTCTTGCAAAAAGTCTGAACAACCCTACCTCTATTGCAGAAATTATCAATCATGCTGCCTCCATTCCTACGTAAGAATAGACATTTCtggcaaagagggaaaaaatgactGGAGCCAAGAGAACCGCTGGCCAAAAATATCTTGA